The following proteins are co-located in the Maridesulfovibrio sp. genome:
- the secY gene encoding preprotein translocase subunit SecY, with protein sequence MALSGVDNLSRLPELKKKLFWTFLLLAVYRIGIHIPVPGVDSSALADFFESVSNTLFGLFDMFSGGGLRNLSIFALGIMPYISASIIVQLLGVVSPTIKRLQEEGAQGRKKITQYTRYGTVLITLVQGFGIAVGLESMTSPTGAPVVLHAGWAFRGITILTLTAGTVFLMWLGEQMTEKGIGNGISMIIFAGIVAGLPAAIFNTVRLMQAGEITLFLLLFVLAFMVAILAFIVYMERGQRRIPIHYAKRMMGRKMMGGQTTHLPLRINTAGVIPPIFASSILMFPATLASFSNNEILSKFSAYFAPSSVVYNVVYIALIIFFCYFYTAIMFDPKGIAENIQKQGGFIPGIRPGNRTREYIDRILTRITLWGSLYVAAICVLPMILIAQFNVPFYFGGTALLIVVGVAMDFMGKIESYMISRQYEGLMGKGSKVKGR encoded by the coding sequence GTGGCATTGTCTGGAGTTGATAATCTTTCCCGACTGCCGGAACTGAAGAAAAAGCTCTTCTGGACTTTTCTTCTTCTGGCTGTCTACCGGATCGGGATTCACATCCCGGTCCCGGGCGTAGACAGCTCAGCATTGGCCGATTTTTTTGAGAGTGTTTCTAACACTCTCTTCGGCCTTTTTGACATGTTCTCAGGCGGCGGGTTGCGTAACTTGTCCATATTCGCGTTAGGGATCATGCCCTATATCTCCGCGTCTATTATCGTTCAACTTCTAGGTGTGGTTAGTCCCACCATTAAACGCCTTCAGGAAGAAGGGGCTCAGGGACGCAAGAAGATTACCCAGTACACCAGATACGGCACTGTTCTGATTACATTAGTTCAGGGTTTTGGTATCGCAGTCGGATTGGAGAGTATGACCAGTCCAACCGGTGCTCCTGTTGTACTGCATGCAGGATGGGCCTTTAGAGGCATCACCATTCTGACTCTGACAGCAGGTACTGTATTCCTGATGTGGCTCGGTGAGCAAATGACCGAGAAAGGCATCGGAAACGGTATCTCAATGATCATTTTTGCCGGTATTGTTGCAGGCCTTCCGGCCGCTATCTTCAATACTGTCAGACTGATGCAGGCTGGAGAAATTACTCTCTTCCTGCTCTTGTTTGTTTTGGCATTTATGGTCGCCATTCTCGCTTTTATCGTTTATATGGAGCGCGGACAGCGCAGGATTCCAATACATTATGCTAAGCGCATGATGGGACGTAAAATGATGGGCGGTCAGACTACACATCTGCCGCTGCGAATCAACACCGCCGGTGTTATTCCCCCCATTTTTGCTTCTTCTATCCTGATGTTCCCCGCGACCTTGGCCAGTTTTTCCAATAACGAGATTCTGTCCAAGTTCTCTGCGTACTTTGCTCCATCTTCCGTAGTATATAACGTAGTATACATCGCCCTGATTATCTTCTTTTGCTACTTCTACACTGCGATCATGTTTGATCCCAAAGGAATTGCAGAGAATATTCAGAAGCAGGGTGGTTTTATCCCCGGTATCCGTCCTGGTAACAGAACTCGCGAATACATTGATCGCATTCTGACCAGGATCACTCTCTGGGGATCTCTGTACGTTGCAGCTATCTGCGTACTGCCTATGATTCTTATCGCTCAGTTCAACGTGCCTTTCTACTTCGGTGGAACCGCACTGCTCATCGTTGTCGGTGTTGCAATGGACTTTATGGGTAAAATTGAATCTTACATGATATCCCGTCAGTATGAAGGGCTCATGGGTAAGGGCAGCAAAGTTAAGGGCAGGTAA
- the rplO gene encoding 50S ribosomal protein L15: protein MRLHEIYPFQEERKNRKRVGRGGGSGWGGTSGKGHKGQNARSGGGVPAWFEGGQMPLARRLPKRGFKNPFREEYVALNVGMILGAFEGKTEISLEDIYERGLCKKGSLVKVLGMGEVSAAVTIEAHRFSASATEKITKAGGTAKALEG from the coding sequence ATGAGGCTGCACGAAATATATCCGTTCCAAGAGGAACGTAAAAATCGCAAGCGCGTAGGTCGCGGTGGCGGATCCGGCTGGGGTGGAACCTCCGGTAAGGGTCACAAGGGTCAGAACGCCCGCTCCGGCGGCGGTGTCCCCGCCTGGTTTGAAGGTGGTCAGATGCCTCTGGCTCGCCGTCTGCCTAAGCGCGGTTTCAAGAATCCTTTCCGCGAAGAGTACGTAGCTCTTAACGTTGGTATGATTCTTGGTGCCTTCGAAGGCAAAACTGAAATCTCCCTCGAAGACATTTACGAAAGAGGACTTTGCAAAAAAGGTTCTCTCGTGAAAGTTCTCGGCATGGGTGAAGTAAGTGCTGCTGTTACCATCGAAGCACACCGCTTCAGCGCATCTGCGACTGAAAAGATCACAAAGGCAGGTGGTACTGCCAAAGCCCTGGAAGGATAA
- the rpmD gene encoding 50S ribosomal protein L30 has product MLKVKLVRSMIGCNPKQRATIKALGLRKIRQEKSFEDNPIVRGMIKKVEHLVEVTES; this is encoded by the coding sequence ATGCTTAAGGTAAAACTCGTTCGCAGCATGATTGGCTGCAATCCCAAACAGCGTGCTACTATCAAGGCGTTGGGACTGCGTAAGATCAGGCAGGAAAAGAGCTTTGAAGATAATCCTATCGTAAGAGGGATGATCAAAAAAGTTGAGCACCTTGTGGAGGTAACTGAATCATGA
- the rpsE gene encoding 30S ribosomal protein S5 → MEQNDLGLIEKIVYLNRVAKVVKGGRRFSFSALVVVGDGKGQVGFGLGKANEVPEAIRKASEKARKEMISVPLLDGTLPYEVLGRYGAGRVMLKPASKGTGIIAGGPVRAVLEVVGVHDILTKAIGTNNPHNVLRATIAGLASLRSADEVGQLRGKKVVTPRK, encoded by the coding sequence ATGGAACAGAATGATCTGGGTCTGATTGAAAAAATCGTTTACCTCAACCGAGTCGCAAAAGTCGTGAAGGGCGGTAGAAGGTTTTCCTTCAGTGCCCTGGTTGTGGTAGGTGACGGTAAAGGTCAGGTCGGTTTCGGACTTGGTAAGGCTAACGAAGTACCTGAAGCTATTCGTAAAGCTTCAGAGAAAGCCCGTAAGGAAATGATCTCCGTCCCCCTGTTGGACGGTACCCTTCCTTATGAAGTCCTCGGCCGCTACGGTGCAGGACGCGTAATGCTCAAGCCCGCATCAAAGGGTACCGGTATCATTGCCGGTGGTCCCGTGCGTGCGGTACTTGAAGTTGTAGGCGTACACGATATCCTTACTAAGGCTATCGGCACCAACAACCCGCATAACGTCCTTCGCGCGACTATCGCCGGACTTGCTTCCCTGCGCAGCGCTGATGAAGTTGGTCAGCTCCGCGGGAAGAAAGTTGTGACTCCCAGAAAGTAG
- the rplR gene encoding 50S ribosomal protein L18, with amino-acid sequence MKMTKEQARQRKKIRIRKKISGTAARPRLVVFRSNKHIYAQLVDDLIGKTVTASSSKALAKDGEALKLTCETAAKVGKDIAAKAKELKIETVVFDRSGYIYHGRVKALADGAREGGLKF; translated from the coding sequence ATGAAAATGACTAAAGAACAGGCAAGACAGCGTAAAAAGATTCGCATCCGCAAAAAAATCAGCGGTACTGCAGCTCGTCCGCGTCTTGTTGTATTCCGTTCAAATAAGCACATCTACGCTCAGCTCGTAGATGATCTGATTGGCAAAACCGTGACCGCATCATCTTCCAAAGCGCTCGCTAAAGATGGTGAAGCTCTTAAGCTCACCTGCGAGACCGCAGCTAAAGTCGGTAAGGACATTGCTGCCAAGGCTAAGGAACTGAAGATCGAAACAGTAGTTTTCGACCGCAGCGGTTATATCTATCACGGCAGGGTTAAGGCCCTGGCAGACGGCGCTCGTGAGGGTGGCCTGAAATTCTAA
- the rplF gene encoding 50S ribosomal protein L6: protein MSRIGKKPIDIPSGVEVTVGAEVVSVKGPKGTTTTPVHPAVSYEVADGKVEVKRSGDSRQERAQHGLHRSLLANCVEGVTKGFSKTLEVVGVGYKVNVQGKNVVLNVGFSHPVNFEMPAGIEATAEGTTKLTLSGVDKQLVGEVAAQIRRVRPPEPYKGKGIKYIDEQIRRKAGKSGK from the coding sequence ATGTCCAGAATTGGAAAAAAACCTATTGATATACCTTCCGGAGTGGAAGTAACTGTTGGTGCTGAAGTGGTTTCCGTTAAGGGCCCCAAAGGCACCACCACCACCCCGGTACACCCTGCTGTGAGCTACGAAGTTGCTGATGGCAAGGTCGAGGTGAAGAGGTCTGGCGATTCCCGTCAGGAACGTGCTCAGCACGGCCTGCACCGTTCCCTGCTTGCCAACTGCGTCGAAGGAGTAACCAAAGGTTTCTCCAAGACCTTGGAAGTTGTAGGTGTTGGTTACAAAGTTAACGTACAGGGTAAAAACGTCGTTCTGAACGTCGGCTTTTCTCACCCCGTCAACTTTGAAATGCCTGCCGGTATCGAAGCAACCGCTGAAGGAACCACCAAGCTCACTCTGAGCGGTGTTGACAAACAGCTGGTTGGCGAAGTCGCCGCTCAGATTCGTCGTGTACGTCCGCCGGAGCCTTACAAAGGCAAAGGCATCAAGTACATTGATGAACAGATCAGACGTAAAGCCGGTAAGTCCGGTAAATAG
- the rpsH gene encoding 30S ribosomal protein S8, whose translation MPVVDPIADMLTRIRNAHGAYHKTVSIPGSKIKTAIAGILKDEGYISDFTAEENEINVTLKYVDGKALISGMKKISTPGRRVFVGVEDIPSVLNGLGICILSTSKGVVDGVKAKELNVGGELLCEIW comes from the coding sequence ATGCCTGTTGTCGATCCTATCGCCGATATGCTGACCCGCATTCGTAATGCTCACGGTGCTTACCATAAGACCGTGTCCATTCCCGGGTCCAAAATCAAAACAGCTATCGCCGGGATTCTCAAGGATGAAGGTTATATCTCTGACTTCACTGCTGAAGAAAATGAGATTAACGTCACCCTGAAGTATGTTGATGGAAAAGCCCTGATTAGCGGCATGAAGAAAATCAGCACACCCGGTCGTCGCGTGTTTGTAGGCGTTGAAGATATTCCCTCAGTCCTCAACGGACTTGGGATTTGCATACTTTCCACTTCAAAGGGCGTAGTTGACGGCGTTAAAGCGAAAGAGCTTAACGTCGGCGGCGAACTCTTGTGCGAAATCTGGTAG
- a CDS encoding type Z 30S ribosomal protein S14 codes for MARTALKVKAKRKPKFKVREYNRCPICGRPRAFLRKYGICRICFREKALAGELPGVRKASW; via the coding sequence TTGGCCAGGACAGCTTTAAAAGTTAAGGCGAAACGTAAGCCTAAGTTCAAAGTGCGCGAATATAACAGATGTCCCATCTGCGGTCGTCCTCGTGCATTCCTGCGCAAATACGGCATCTGCCGTATCTGCTTCAGGGAAAAGGCCCTTGCGGGTGAACTTCCCGGCGTGCGTAAAGCCAGCTGGTAA
- the rplE gene encoding 50S ribosomal protein L5 produces the protein MTRLEKIYTDKVAPALNKEFGYKSSMEIPGIKAISLNIGLGEASQNAKLIDGAVEELTAIAGQRAVVTRAKKSIAAFKLREGMPVGSRVTLRRDLMWDFLDKLISFALPRVRDFRGIPDKGFDGRGNFTLGIKELTIFPEIQLDQIEVTKGMNVTIVTSAKTDKEGKMLLELLGMPFKK, from the coding sequence ATGACACGTCTCGAAAAAATATATACGGACAAGGTCGCCCCGGCTCTTAATAAAGAGTTCGGGTACAAGAGCTCGATGGAGATTCCCGGTATCAAGGCAATCTCTCTTAACATCGGACTCGGTGAAGCAAGCCAGAACGCTAAGCTCATCGACGGTGCTGTTGAAGAACTGACCGCTATTGCCGGTCAGCGCGCAGTAGTCACCAGAGCGAAAAAGTCAATTGCAGCTTTTAAGCTGCGCGAAGGAATGCCTGTAGGTTCCCGTGTAACTCTTCGCAGAGATCTCATGTGGGACTTCTTGGACAAGCTCATTAGCTTTGCACTTCCTCGTGTACGCGACTTTCGCGGTATTCCTGACAAAGGCTTCGATGGACGCGGCAACTTCACCCTCGGAATCAAGGAACTGACTATCTTTCCTGAGATTCAGCTCGATCAGATCGAGGTAACTAAAGGGATGAACGTGACTATCGTCACCTCCGCTAAAACTGATAAAGAAGGCAAGATGCTCCTCGAGCTTCTTGGTATGCCCTTCAAGAAATAG
- the rplX gene encoding 50S ribosomal protein L24, translating into MNKIHVDDKVMVIAGKDKGKIGKVLKINRKKDTVLVEQVNMVSRHTKPNPYANQPGGIVEKEAPVHISNIQVVCPACTKATRVGVRETEDGKNIRFCKKCNEIID; encoded by the coding sequence ATGAACAAGATACATGTTGATGACAAAGTTATGGTCATCGCCGGCAAGGATAAGGGGAAGATCGGTAAGGTCCTCAAGATCAACCGCAAGAAGGACACTGTCCTTGTAGAGCAGGTTAATATGGTTTCCAGGCACACCAAGCCGAACCCTTATGCTAACCAGCCCGGCGGAATCGTTGAGAAAGAAGCCCCTGTTCACATCTCCAACATTCAGGTTGTGTGCCCCGCTTGCACAAAAGCAACCCGCGTTGGTGTACGTGAGACCGAAGACGGAAAGAACATCCGTTTTTGTAAAAAATGTAACGAAATCATCGACTAG
- the rplN gene encoding 50S ribosomal protein L14: MIQVESKLDVADNSGAKKVSCIKVLGGSKRRYASVGDIIVVSVKEAMPHSKVKKGAVMKAVVVRTKKEIGRPDGSYIKFDNNSAVLLNNSMDPVGTRIFGPVARELRGAGFMKIVSLAPEVL; encoded by the coding sequence ATGATTCAGGTAGAATCTAAACTTGACGTAGCAGATAACTCTGGTGCCAAAAAAGTATCTTGCATCAAGGTACTTGGTGGTTCCAAGAGACGCTACGCCAGTGTCGGAGACATTATTGTGGTTTCCGTTAAGGAAGCGATGCCCCATTCCAAAGTGAAGAAGGGCGCTGTGATGAAAGCTGTCGTTGTTCGTACCAAGAAAGAAATTGGTCGTCCTGACGGTTCTTACATCAAGTTCGACAATAACTCTGCCGTTCTTCTGAACAACTCCATGGACCCGGTAGGGACTCGTATTTTCGGTCCCGTAGCTAGAGAACTCAGAGGCGCAGGCTTCATGAAGATCGTTTCTCTGGCACCTGAGGTTCTGTAA
- the rpsQ gene encoding 30S ribosomal protein S17 → MADLNLKGNRRVLTGVVVSDKADKTIVVRCETLVKHSLYKKYIRRHTKFMAHDPSNECGIGDKVQIVEFRPLSRRKRWHLDKILEKAV, encoded by the coding sequence ATGGCAGATCTTAATCTGAAAGGAAACAGGCGCGTGCTGACCGGCGTGGTTGTCTCTGACAAAGCTGACAAGACTATTGTTGTGCGTTGCGAGACCCTCGTTAAGCATTCCCTGTATAAAAAATACATCCGTCGCCACACCAAATTCATGGCACATGATCCGTCCAACGAGTGCGGTATCGGCGATAAGGTACAGATTGTTGAATTCCGCCCCCTTAGCCGGCGCAAAAGGTGGCATCTCGATAAAATTCTGGAAAAAGCAGTTTAG
- the rpmC gene encoding 50S ribosomal protein L29: MKAKELRELDNAALSEKLAEARQELFNLRFQHATAQLENTQRLSDVKKDIAKILTVQREKELGA, translated from the coding sequence ATGAAAGCCAAAGAACTTCGTGAACTCGATAACGCTGCTCTGAGTGAGAAGCTTGCTGAAGCTCGTCAGGAGCTTTTCAACCTTCGTTTCCAGCATGCTACTGCTCAGCTGGAAAACACCCAGAGACTGTCCGATGTTAAAAAAGACATCGCAAAGATCCTCACCGTGCAGCGCGAAAAGGAACTGGGAGCATAA
- the rplP gene encoding 50S ribosomal protein L16 yields MLSPKKVKFRKRQKGRLKGKAQRGSTIAFGDIAIKTLEHGKLSNNQIEAARVAIMRHIKRGGQVWIRVFPDMPITAKPAEVRQGKGKGSPVGWVAPVKPGRILYEVKGVDIELAREALVRASHKLPVKTTIVVKEGL; encoded by the coding sequence ATGCTATCACCTAAGAAAGTTAAATTCCGTAAGCGTCAGAAAGGTCGCCTGAAAGGTAAAGCTCAGCGCGGTTCCACTATCGCATTCGGCGATATCGCAATCAAGACTCTGGAACACGGAAAATTGAGCAACAACCAGATTGAAGCAGCTCGTGTCGCTATCATGCGTCACATCAAGCGTGGCGGTCAGGTATGGATCAGGGTTTTCCCCGACATGCCCATCACTGCTAAGCCTGCTGAAGTCAGACAGGGTAAAGGTAAAGGTTCCCCGGTCGGTTGGGTTGCTCCGGTTAAGCCCGGTCGCATCCTGTACGAAGTGAAGGGCGTTGACATTGAACTGGCCAGAGAAGCTCTGGTCCGTGCATCACACAAGCTTCCTGTTAAAACTACCATCGTAGTTAAGGAGGGATTGTAA
- the rpsC gene encoding 30S ribosomal protein S3 yields MGQKVHPYGFRLGYTKNWLSRWFSSKDYPAFVYEDDSIRKYVKEKIFHAGVSKIEIERAGGKIRLIIHTARPGIIIGRKGVEIEKLREDLRRKFNKEFALEVSEIRRPETDAQLVAENIAQQLERRVAFRRAMKRIVGLARKFGAEGIKVACAGRLAGAEIARTEWYRDGRVPLQTLRADIDYGVARANTTYGVIGIKVWIFKGEILDHEVEQ; encoded by the coding sequence ATGGGTCAGAAAGTACATCCATACGGTTTCAGACTTGGATACACCAAGAACTGGCTTTCCAGATGGTTCTCCAGTAAGGACTATCCCGCTTTCGTCTACGAAGACGACAGCATTCGTAAATATGTAAAAGAGAAGATCTTCCACGCAGGCGTCTCCAAAATTGAGATCGAGCGTGCAGGCGGCAAAATCCGTCTGATCATCCACACTGCACGTCCCGGTATCATTATCGGCCGTAAAGGTGTTGAGATCGAAAAACTTCGTGAAGATCTTCGTAGAAAATTCAATAAAGAATTCGCTCTTGAAGTTAGCGAAATCCGCCGTCCCGAAACCGACGCGCAGCTCGTTGCTGAGAACATTGCTCAGCAGCTTGAGCGCCGTGTGGCTTTCCGCCGCGCTATGAAGCGCATTGTGGGCCTTGCTCGCAAGTTCGGCGCAGAGGGTATCAAAGTGGCTTGTGCCGGTCGTCTTGCCGGTGCTGAAATCGCACGTACTGAATGGTACCGCGATGGCCGTGTGCCCCTTCAGACTCTCAGAGCTGATATCGACTACGGTGTAGCACGTGCTAACACCACTTACGGTGTTATCGGCATCAAGGTCTGGATCTTCAAAGGTGAAATTCTCGACCACGAGGTGGAACAGTAA
- the rplV gene encoding 50S ribosomal protein L22, whose amino-acid sequence MEARAIAKYMRISPRKVRLVAENIKGKPVEEALNILKFTPKKGAEMLSKVLYSAVANAEQIPGVDVDSLCVDIVKVDEGPTWKRIQPRAMGRAYRIRKRTSHITVVVKEM is encoded by the coding sequence ATGGAAGCAAGAGCTATTGCAAAATATATGCGCATTTCTCCTAGGAAAGTGCGCTTGGTAGCGGAAAACATCAAGGGAAAGCCGGTTGAGGAAGCCCTCAACATCCTGAAGTTCACCCCCAAAAAGGGTGCTGAAATGCTCAGTAAAGTGCTTTACTCTGCAGTGGCTAACGCCGAGCAGATTCCCGGAGTGGATGTTGACTCTCTCTGCGTAGACATCGTCAAAGTTGACGAAGGTCCTACCTGGAAGAGAATTCAGCCCAGGGCTATGGGTCGTGCGTATCGCATTCGCAAGCGCACCAGCCATATAACCGTCGTAGTAAAAGAAATGTAG
- the rpsS gene encoding 30S ribosomal protein S19 encodes MPRSLKKGPFIDDHLLKKVVKAQESGDRKVIQTWSRRSTIIPEMVGLTFAVHNGRKFIPVFVTENMVGHKLGEFSPTRTYYGHAADKKSKAKR; translated from the coding sequence ATGCCAAGATCACTGAAAAAAGGCCCGTTTATTGACGATCATCTGCTTAAAAAGGTCGTAAAAGCTCAGGAATCAGGTGACCGCAAGGTTATCCAGACCTGGTCCCGTCGCTCCACTATCATTCCTGAAATGGTAGGTTTGACCTTCGCAGTACATAATGGCCGTAAGTTTATTCCTGTATTCGTGACCGAAAACATGGTAGGACACAAGCTGGGCGAATTTTCCCCCACCCGTACCTACTACGGTCATGCTGCAGATAAGAAAAGCAAGGCCAAACGCTAG
- the rplB gene encoding 50S ribosomal protein L2: MATRKLKPTSAGRRFQTISTFEEITKSTPEKSLTKGLTKKAGRNNNGRVTSRRRGGGVKRLYRIIDFKRNKVEVPATVASIEYDPNRSARIALLNYADGEKRYILCPVGLNKGDKILAGEKADIKPGNALLLKNIPVGTIVHNIELYPGKGGQFCRAAGTYAQLIAKEGKYALLRMPSGEVRKVLATCCATVGQVGNIHHENITLGKAGRNRWLGRRPKVRGVAMNPIDHPLGGGEGRSSGGRHPVSPWGMPAKGYKTRSKKKPSSKLIVKRRGQR, encoded by the coding sequence ATGGCTACTCGTAAACTGAAGCCGACCTCTGCCGGTCGCCGGTTCCAGACTATCTCCACCTTTGAGGAGATTACCAAGTCTACTCCGGAAAAGTCCCTTACCAAGGGTCTGACCAAGAAGGCCGGTAGAAACAATAACGGCCGGGTTACTTCCCGTCGTCGTGGCGGTGGCGTTAAACGTCTTTACCGTATCATCGACTTCAAACGTAACAAAGTAGAAGTACCCGCAACTGTTGCTTCAATCGAATATGATCCCAACAGATCCGCACGTATCGCTCTGCTTAACTATGCAGACGGTGAAAAGCGCTACATCCTTTGTCCTGTTGGACTGAACAAGGGTGACAAGATTCTCGCTGGTGAGAAAGCCGACATCAAACCCGGTAACGCTCTCCTTCTGAAGAATATTCCTGTTGGTACTATCGTGCACAATATCGAATTGTATCCCGGCAAAGGTGGCCAGTTCTGCCGCGCTGCCGGTACCTACGCACAGCTCATTGCGAAAGAAGGCAAATATGCTCTTCTGCGCATGCCTTCCGGTGAAGTCCGCAAGGTGCTCGCTACTTGCTGCGCAACCGTAGGTCAGGTTGGTAACATCCACCACGAAAATATTACCCTCGGTAAAGCCGGTCGTAATCGCTGGCTTGGTCGCAGACCTAAAGTTCGTGGTGTTGCCATGAACCCGATCGATCACCCCCTTGGTGGTGGTGAAGGTCGTAGTTCCGGTGGTAGACACCCCGTTTCTCCTTGGGGTATGCCTGCTAAGGGATACAAGACCCGCAGTAAGAAGAAACCTTCTTCCAAGCTCATCGTTAAACGCCGCGGGCAGAGGTAG
- the rplW gene encoding 50S ribosomal protein L23, which translates to MDYTQILIKPVISEKATDIKEAANQVAFYVLPSANKTEVKKAVESAFDVKVDSVRIVRKRPGLRRKFGRVVGKLSGYKKAYVKLSEGEKIEFFEGV; encoded by the coding sequence ATGGACTATACTCAGATTCTTATCAAACCGGTAATATCGGAAAAGGCTACTGACATTAAGGAAGCAGCCAATCAGGTTGCCTTCTACGTGCTGCCTTCTGCCAACAAGACTGAAGTCAAAAAAGCTGTTGAATCCGCTTTTGACGTCAAGGTTGATTCCGTACGTATCGTACGTAAAAGACCCGGTCTTCGCAGAAAGTTCGGCCGTGTTGTCGGTAAATTGTCCGGCTACAAGAAAGCTTACGTTAAGCTTTCTGAAGGCGAAAAAATCGAATTCTTCGAAGGAGTTTAA
- the rplD gene encoding 50S ribosomal protein L4 — protein sequence MATITIYDQTKKEVGSMDLAPEVFEVPVKPEILHLVVRSQLAAKRQGTHATKTRGMKRGGGAKPWRQKGTGRARSGSTRSPLWRGGGVTFGPQPRDYSFKVNKKVRRLALRMALTSRFSEEKMMVVKNIDLPEIKTKLFVEVAEALGLEKALVVVKDADNKLLLSARNIPGIKVITADQLNVYDILKARQLVMLENAAQDLQERLK from the coding sequence ATGGCTACCATTACTATATATGATCAAACTAAAAAGGAAGTCGGGAGCATGGATCTTGCTCCGGAAGTTTTCGAAGTTCCGGTCAAGCCTGAAATCCTGCATCTCGTAGTACGTTCCCAGCTTGCAGCCAAACGCCAGGGTACTCATGCCACTAAGACTCGTGGTATGAAACGCGGCGGTGGTGCTAAGCCTTGGCGCCAGAAAGGCACCGGTCGTGCTCGCTCAGGCTCCACACGTTCACCCCTGTGGCGTGGCGGTGGAGTGACCTTCGGTCCCCAGCCCCGCGACTATTCCTTCAAGGTTAATAAAAAGGTCCGCCGTCTTGCTCTTAGGATGGCTCTCACTTCCAGATTCAGCGAAGAAAAGATGATGGTTGTGAAGAACATCGACCTGCCCGAAATCAAGACTAAGCTCTTCGTAGAAGTAGCTGAAGCTCTCGGTCTCGAAAAAGCCTTGGTCGTTGTTAAGGACGCAGATAACAAACTCCTCCTTTCTGCGAGGAACATCCCCGGCATTAAGGTTATCACTGCCGATCAGCTGAATGTTTATGACATTCTGAAAGCTCGTCAGCTGGTAATGCTTGAGAACGCAGCACAGGATCTGCAGGAGAGGTTAAAATAG
- the rplC gene encoding 50S ribosomal protein L3, whose product MAKTIGLLGKKLGMTRVFADDGSVVPVTVLEVGPCPVMQVKTEEKEGYNAIQIGYDALPERKVNKPAKGHQEKAGKGYFRHLREFPLESVADYELGQEISVDIFAAGEKVKVTGTSKGKGFQGVMKRWNFAGSRASHGAEKVHRSPGSIGHATFPGKVFKGKKMPGQMGNERVTVSNIEIVDVRADENVLVVKGQVPGPKNGLVMIRKTS is encoded by the coding sequence ATGGCAAAAACTATCGGTTTACTCGGTAAAAAACTGGGCATGACCCGCGTCTTCGCTGACGATGGTTCTGTTGTGCCCGTCACTGTTCTCGAAGTAGGTCCTTGTCCTGTTATGCAGGTTAAGACTGAAGAGAAGGAAGGCTACAACGCCATCCAGATCGGCTACGACGCTCTTCCTGAGCGCAAGGTTAATAAGCCCGCGAAAGGTCATCAGGAAAAAGCCGGTAAAGGCTACTTCCGTCACCTTCGTGAGTTTCCCCTTGAGTCTGTAGCTGACTACGAACTGGGCCAGGAAATCTCCGTGGACATCTTTGCCGCAGGTGAAAAGGTAAAAGTTACCGGCACCTCCAAGGGTAAAGGTTTTCAGGGTGTAATGAAGCGCTGGAACTTTGCTGGTTCCCGTGCATCCCACGGTGCTGAAAAGGTACACCGTTCTCCTGGTTCCATCGGCCACGCTACTTTCCCTGGCAAAGTATTCAAAGGCAAAAAAATGCCCGGTCAGATGGGTAACGAGCGCGTTACTGTTTCCAACATTGAAATCGTAGACGTTCGTGCAGACGAAAACGTTCTCGTGGTTAAGGGACAGGTTCCCGGTCCTAAGAACGGTCTCGTTATGATCCGCAAGACCAGCTAG